In Plectropomus leopardus isolate mb unplaced genomic scaffold, YSFRI_Pleo_2.0 unplaced_scaffold11074, whole genome shotgun sequence, the DNA window CCTTCCCTCCACCCTGACCTGTAGCTGGTACTCCAATACAGGAATCTCCTCTGTGTCTTTGGGTCCAAACTGTCTCCTGGCGGCTGAGAAGCGGATGGCAATAACCAGAGCCAGCTTCAGGTTGACCTGAGCCATTCTGGTGATGGACAATCTGCCTCCTGACAGGGCGCCCAGAGACTCCCCGAACCGCTTGTTGGGGTCCttaaaggagagaaaagacacaACGGAGAGACGTGAGAAACAGGACTTAATAAATATATGTGCATAATTGCTGCTCATATCATAGTTCTTCAAGAATTTGGTGTTGGACTATTAACCCTTTACAACCTGGAGCCATATCACTTTTCTCgtctgctttcagatgcctttgacaagtattttaaactttgaaccTGCACAACCTTgtccaatttctttcaaaaacacaggaaaaaaggaGCGACTTGGTTAGAAATTTTcccaaaattattacatttatttattatttattatttttaaatagctatggaaaaatgtctaggaaaaaaagataaaaagctaggaaacagaatatatttttaGTATCATAAGcacatatctaaaattatgttacttatttttgttgctaattttctggaaattttcttgtacttttaacaaatttcttgcttttcttgGGGAATTTACAAATCAGTTTGGCTAAGGATTGCTACTTCACATGTGCAAGTTTCAAACACAGGTTCATTTTGGATTCAagaacaaaaatgaccaaaaaatgatgGAGAGGTTAGACTTGTTACTTGTTAAAAGGCACAATCAtgccatgattttttttgacatgccttAATGAAAACTGTATGTTAAAATACGTACGTAACTGTCAagcccatattttttttaaggctttttaacttttgtaaatCAGtgcctttgattttttttggttttggcttATTTCCAAACAGAATTACAAGTCTAATCTATCCctcattttaggtcatttttggggcttttcttcttttgttggtcattgtcttcttccc includes these proteins:
- the LOC121963383 gene encoding peroxisomal acyl-coenzyme A oxidase 3-like — protein: DPNKRFGESLGALSGGRLSITRMAQVNLKLALVIAIRFSAARRQFGPKDTEEIPVLEYQLQQWRLIPYLAAAYALEHFSKTIFMNFVELQVGQMMRDKSERQ